In Brevibacillus brevis, a genomic segment contains:
- a CDS encoding metal ABC transporter substrate-binding protein, with amino-acid sequence MKKSLLAALSIVTAIGIAGCGTKETASPASGDAGAEKPHVYTTIYPLEYAAKRIGGDHVEVTNLIPPGVEPHDYEPTAKDMVALSKADIFAFNGSGLELWVDKAVESLDKNKTAVVNATEGMDLLKATEDEHDHEAEAATDEKPEEHDHEHEHAHGPNDPHVWLDPAMLKEQAAKIKDALVKKDASHAADYEKNFQQLSGDLDQLDKEFKDMVAQTSKKEFMVSHSAFGYLAHRYGLEQVAISGINPADEPSPAKLKELVEHVKEHQISYVLFETLVSPKVAEVIAKEAGVQTATLNPLEGLTEDDVKAGRDYLSIMRDNLQTLRAALK; translated from the coding sequence ATGAAGAAGAGCCTGTTGGCTGCACTCAGTATTGTTACCGCGATCGGGATCGCGGGCTGTGGCACGAAGGAAACGGCTTCGCCGGCTAGCGGAGATGCCGGAGCAGAAAAACCGCACGTATACACCACCATCTATCCGTTGGAGTACGCTGCGAAACGAATCGGAGGGGATCATGTGGAGGTCACCAACCTCATTCCTCCCGGCGTTGAGCCGCATGACTACGAGCCGACTGCGAAAGATATGGTCGCTCTGTCCAAAGCCGACATTTTCGCTTTCAATGGCAGCGGTTTGGAGCTGTGGGTAGACAAAGCGGTCGAAAGTCTCGACAAGAACAAGACGGCAGTTGTAAATGCAACTGAGGGAATGGATTTGCTGAAAGCAACGGAAGACGAGCACGACCACGAAGCGGAAGCAGCCACTGACGAAAAGCCGGAGGAGCACGACCACGAGCATGAACACGCACACGGTCCAAACGACCCGCATGTGTGGCTAGACCCTGCCATGCTGAAGGAGCAGGCAGCGAAGATCAAGGATGCATTGGTGAAAAAGGACGCATCCCATGCAGCCGACTACGAAAAGAATTTCCAACAGCTCTCCGGCGATCTGGACCAGCTGGACAAAGAATTCAAGGACATGGTCGCCCAAACCAGCAAGAAGGAATTCATGGTGTCGCACAGTGCCTTCGGTTACTTGGCTCATCGCTACGGCCTGGAGCAGGTAGCAATTTCCGGAATCAATCCGGCGGATGAGCCGTCTCCCGCCAAATTGAAAGAATTGGTCGAGCATGTCAAAGAACATCAAATTTCGTACGTTTTGTTCGAGACGCTGGTGTCGCCAAAAGTAGCAGAGGTTATCGCCAAAGAGGCGGGCGTTCAGACAGCTACACTCAATCCTTTGGAGGGCCTGACGGAGGACGATGTCAAAGCGGGCCGCGACTACTTGTCCATCATGCGCGATAATTTGCAGACGCTGCGTGCGGCTTTGAAATAA
- a CDS encoding metal ABC transporter ATP-binding protein, producing MERMTQGEAVVKLTDVSFQYEEKVVLDHVAFSLERGDFVGIVGPNGSGKSTLMKLILGLLTPTRGTVELFGQPLGKFREWSRIGYVAQQVAHGAGGFPATVREVVASGLVAKVGLFRRLNARHHEKVRDAVERVGLIEKLDKRIGSLSGGQLQRVFIARALVAEPELLILDEPTVGVDQESIEQFYSLLRSLKEENGLTMMIVSHDVGVMTQWVNKVACVQKNIHFHGTAHEFAHNHEQILQQMYGDSVKLLSHHH from the coding sequence ATGGAACGGATGACACAAGGAGAAGCTGTGGTAAAGCTCACGGATGTATCCTTTCAATACGAAGAAAAAGTGGTTCTCGACCATGTGGCATTCTCTTTGGAACGGGGAGATTTCGTCGGCATCGTAGGGCCAAACGGATCGGGAAAGTCGACGCTCATGAAGCTCATCCTCGGCTTGCTGACGCCGACGAGAGGGACAGTCGAGCTGTTTGGGCAGCCCTTGGGCAAATTTCGCGAGTGGAGCCGGATCGGCTACGTAGCTCAGCAGGTGGCCCACGGTGCGGGCGGTTTTCCGGCAACGGTACGGGAAGTGGTCGCATCCGGCCTGGTCGCGAAAGTCGGCCTGTTTCGCAGGCTGAACGCCCGCCATCACGAGAAAGTCCGCGATGCAGTGGAGCGTGTGGGGCTGATCGAAAAGCTGGATAAACGGATTGGCAGCCTGTCGGGGGGACAGCTGCAGCGCGTCTTCATTGCCAGAGCGTTAGTCGCAGAGCCGGAGCTGCTGATTTTGGACGAACCGACAGTCGGCGTGGACCAGGAGTCGATCGAGCAGTTTTACAGCCTGCTCCGCTCCCTGAAAGAAGAGAATGGGCTTACGATGATGATCGTCAGCCACGATGTGGGAGTCATGACGCAATGGGTAAACAAGGTGGCCTGTGTGCAAAAGAACATCCATTTTCACGGTACCGCCCACGAGTTTGCCCACAATCATGAACAAATCCTGCAGCAAATGTACGGTGATTCGGTAAAGCTGCTGTCTCACCATCATTGA
- a CDS encoding metal ABC transporter permease, with translation MLADWWQYDFLRYTLFSGIIIGLICPILGTFLIVRRLSMMADGLSHVTLSGVAAGMLVSKKVAFFSAVNPLFFGMVFAVVGSLFIERLRKVYKAYQDLAIPIILSSGLGLFTVLVSVADGFNTDLYSYLFGKIVTVSIEDLYALIGVAVVVLGTVLLIYKELFAVSFDEEFARVSGVARRTINLWFMVLVALTIAASMRIVGVLLISALITLPVAASLQIAGSFRQTIFFSIVFAEISVLGGLYFAYLLDWASGGTIVLMAVLILLMVLGAKKLRALMR, from the coding sequence ATGCTGGCTGATTGGTGGCAGTATGACTTTTTGAGGTATACCCTGTTTTCAGGAATCATCATCGGGTTGATTTGCCCCATACTGGGGACCTTTTTGATTGTGCGGCGCTTGTCGATGATGGCGGACGGCCTGTCCCACGTGACGCTTTCCGGGGTCGCGGCAGGCATGCTGGTCTCCAAAAAGGTCGCCTTTTTCTCGGCGGTGAATCCGCTGTTTTTCGGAATGGTGTTCGCCGTTGTCGGTTCGCTGTTCATCGAGCGGCTGCGCAAGGTGTACAAAGCGTATCAGGATTTAGCAATCCCGATCATCCTGTCGAGCGGACTGGGTTTGTTTACGGTCTTGGTCAGCGTGGCGGACGGATTCAATACGGACTTGTATTCCTACCTTTTCGGGAAGATCGTGACGGTTTCCATCGAAGACTTGTACGCGCTCATCGGCGTGGCTGTTGTGGTATTGGGGACTGTGCTCCTGATTTACAAGGAGTTGTTTGCCGTCTCGTTCGACGAAGAATTCGCCCGTGTATCCGGCGTGGCCCGGCGCACCATCAACTTGTGGTTCATGGTGCTGGTGGCTTTGACCATCGCGGCGTCCATGCGGATTGTCGGGGTGCTGTTGATTTCCGCCCTGATCACTCTGCCGGTGGCAGCCAGCCTGCAGATTGCAGGCAGCTTTCGCCAGACGATTTTCTTCTCGATCGTGTTTGCGGAAATATCTGTTTTGGGCGGATTGTACTTTGCCTATCTACTTGATTGGGCATCTGGTGGTACAATTGTGTTGATGGCTGTTTTGATTTTGCTCATGGTACTGGGTGCGAAAAAGCTGCGGGCTCTCATGAGATAG
- a CDS encoding Fur family transcriptional regulator, giving the protein MRVEEALQILKDHGFKYTGKREEMIRICAEEKRYLSAKDIMERIKEHYPTLSFDTVYRNLSTFVELGILEETELDGEGKFRLACSADGHHHHHVICTECGKTSSLPGCPMNIMSVVPDDFQVTGHKFEVYGTCKDCVEHQHSN; this is encoded by the coding sequence ATGAGAGTAGAAGAAGCGCTGCAAATATTGAAGGATCACGGATTCAAATACACAGGCAAGCGGGAGGAGATGATTCGCATCTGCGCGGAAGAAAAGCGTTACCTTTCCGCGAAGGATATTATGGAGCGAATCAAGGAGCATTATCCGACCCTCAGCTTTGATACGGTTTATCGCAATCTCTCCACTTTTGTAGAATTGGGGATCCTGGAAGAGACCGAGCTGGATGGCGAAGGGAAGTTCCGCCTGGCCTGTTCTGCGGACGGACACCACCATCACCACGTCATTTGCACCGAGTGCGGCAAGACTTCATCGCTGCCGGGCTGTCCCATGAACATCATGTCGGTCGTACCCGACGATTTCCAGGTGACTGGGCACAAGTTTGAAGTCTATGGAACATGCAAGGACTGCGTCGAGCATCAGCATTCCAATTGA
- the nadB gene encoding L-aspartate oxidase encodes MIPRYIVDFDLHALPRMKTKVAIVGAGIAGLYTALQASEYADVVLISKKGLDDSNTRWAQGGIAAVTATSDSPALHRQDTLIAGAGLCSYDAVEVLVNEGPDRLKELIAYGTEFDRDEHGQYALTQEGAHSKRRILHANGDATGAEIVRALSARVMEQPNITVLEHHFAIDVVTQDDECVGVIVRKPDGEIFFLEADATVLATGGAGQLYRYTTNPEIATADGIGIAYRAGARIKDVEFIQFHPTALYYPGAPRFLISEAVRGEGAVLRNTNGERFMDKYHPQKELAPRDVVVRAIVAEMEKANVSHVFLDITHESPDLIRHRFPTIYQFCLQYGLDMVTDWIPVAPACHYIMGGVETDLHGETSTRRLFACGEASCTGVHGANRLASNSLSEAVVFGHRIVRRIKELPPLPQVRPLRVAFERSGRRASQTKEQRIKLQKLMLRYVSVKREEKGLLKALEELERMAQLYEDEPVEREDFELLNLVSAAVLTTRAALLREESRGGHYRNDFPDKDDLIWRKHLVQSIRAGVQEESGNNDVE; translated from the coding sequence ATGATTCCCCGCTATATCGTCGACTTTGATCTGCACGCTTTGCCTCGGATGAAAACGAAGGTGGCGATCGTCGGGGCCGGTATCGCCGGCTTGTACACGGCGCTGCAAGCGAGTGAGTATGCGGACGTCGTGCTCATCAGCAAAAAGGGGTTGGACGACAGCAATACGCGCTGGGCACAGGGAGGAATCGCCGCGGTGACGGCCACGTCCGATTCGCCTGCGCTGCATCGCCAGGACACGCTGATCGCGGGAGCCGGGCTTTGTTCGTACGACGCGGTGGAAGTGCTGGTGAACGAGGGGCCGGACCGTTTGAAAGAACTGATTGCCTACGGTACGGAGTTTGACCGGGACGAGCACGGGCAGTATGCGCTCACGCAGGAAGGCGCCCACAGCAAGCGGCGGATTTTGCATGCGAACGGCGATGCGACCGGAGCGGAAATCGTGCGGGCTTTATCTGCGCGCGTCATGGAGCAGCCGAATATCACCGTGCTGGAGCACCATTTCGCCATCGATGTCGTCACACAGGACGACGAATGTGTGGGAGTGATTGTCCGAAAGCCGGACGGGGAGATCTTCTTCCTGGAAGCAGATGCGACGGTACTTGCGACAGGCGGCGCCGGGCAATTGTACCGGTATACGACCAACCCGGAGATTGCGACCGCAGACGGTATCGGGATCGCGTATCGGGCAGGAGCCCGAATCAAAGATGTGGAGTTCATCCAGTTTCACCCGACCGCTCTCTACTATCCGGGCGCGCCGCGATTTTTGATCTCGGAAGCGGTGCGCGGCGAAGGAGCGGTTTTGCGCAATACAAACGGCGAACGCTTTATGGACAAATATCATCCGCAAAAGGAGCTGGCTCCGCGGGATGTCGTGGTGAGGGCGATCGTTGCGGAGATGGAGAAGGCAAACGTCTCCCACGTTTTTCTGGACATTACGCATGAATCCCCCGATTTGATCCGTCATCGGTTTCCGACCATTTATCAATTTTGCCTGCAGTACGGCTTGGATATGGTGACCGACTGGATTCCGGTAGCGCCGGCTTGCCACTATATCATGGGAGGGGTCGAGACGGATTTGCACGGGGAGACGTCTACCCGAAGGCTGTTCGCTTGCGGGGAGGCCTCTTGTACCGGCGTTCATGGGGCGAATCGGCTCGCCAGCAACTCGTTGTCGGAAGCGGTGGTGTTCGGCCATCGGATCGTCCGGCGGATCAAGGAGCTCCCGCCATTGCCACAGGTCAGGCCGCTTCGTGTGGCATTCGAGCGGAGCGGGCGCCGGGCTTCCCAAACGAAGGAGCAGCGAATCAAACTGCAAAAGCTCATGCTCCGCTACGTGAGCGTGAAGCGGGAGGAAAAAGGGCTGCTCAAGGCGTTGGAAGAGCTGGAGCGAATGGCGCAGCTGTATGAGGACGAGCCGGTGGAACGAGAAGATTTCGAACTTCTCAATTTGGTAAGTGCAGCTGTGTTGACGACCAGGGCTGCGCTGCTTCGCGAAGAGAGCCGTGGCGGGCATTACCGCAACGATTTTCCAGACAAGGACGACTTAATTTGGCGCAAGCACTTGGTGCAGTCCATTCGTGCGGGCGTCCAGGAGGAGAGTGGCAACAACGATGTGGAATAA